In one Legionella clemsonensis genomic region, the following are encoded:
- the tolB gene encoding Tol-Pal system beta propeller repeat protein TolB: MKRFITPLFLLLSTTVFAVDLELTQGINSALPIGIDSFGSDSFGQQLSEIVNNDLKFSGQFKVIPPPNPNDQSSITSWRQIGADSVLSGNIRRTGYNRYEVSYELADAVAHGRVLLSKSYQISSNELRPLAHHISDEVYQKLTGERGIFSTRIAYILVQRNGEKAKYFLEVADVDGYNPQSLLVSTEPVMSPAWSPDGRQIAYVSFEKKKAQIFTVDVATGRRRLVTDFTGINGAPAWSPDGRQLAVVLSKSGAAKIYSVDLATGNMKQLTFGEAIDTEPRYSPDGRSLLFTSGRGGAPQVYRLSLADGKVSRVTYEGNYNARASYTPDQKYIVMLHREDKSFNIAVQDESGHVSQLTFAPMDESPSVSPNGRLILYATRHNEQGVLGVVSIDGRIKLRLPAREGDVQEPAWSPYLG; this comes from the coding sequence ATTAAACGGTTTATAACACCACTATTTTTGTTGTTATCGACTACAGTCTTTGCTGTCGATTTGGAGCTAACGCAGGGTATTAATTCCGCGCTACCTATAGGTATTGATTCCTTTGGTTCTGATTCGTTTGGGCAGCAACTTTCTGAAATTGTCAATAATGATTTAAAATTTTCAGGCCAATTTAAAGTGATTCCTCCACCGAACCCTAACGACCAGTCTTCCATTACTAGCTGGCGTCAGATCGGGGCTGACAGCGTATTATCAGGTAATATTCGGCGCACGGGTTATAATCGCTATGAGGTGAGCTATGAATTAGCTGATGCCGTAGCCCACGGACGTGTTTTATTATCAAAAAGCTATCAAATTAGCAGCAACGAGTTACGACCACTTGCCCATCATATAAGTGATGAGGTGTATCAAAAATTAACTGGCGAACGTGGAATTTTTTCAACTCGAATTGCTTATATTTTGGTCCAACGTAATGGTGAAAAAGCTAAATATTTCCTGGAGGTAGCTGATGTGGATGGTTACAATCCACAAAGTTTATTGGTTTCTACAGAACCAGTGATGTCACCAGCCTGGTCGCCTGACGGTCGACAAATTGCTTATGTCTCTTTTGAAAAGAAAAAAGCCCAAATATTTACTGTGGATGTAGCAACAGGGCGTCGTCGCTTGGTAACTGATTTTACAGGGATCAATGGAGCACCTGCCTGGTCGCCTGACGGTCGACAGTTAGCTGTTGTGTTATCTAAAAGCGGCGCGGCGAAGATCTATAGCGTTGATTTAGCCACGGGTAATATGAAGCAACTGACCTTTGGTGAAGCAATTGATACTGAACCACGTTATTCACCGGATGGACGCTCATTACTCTTTACCTCAGGAAGAGGTGGTGCACCTCAGGTTTATCGTTTATCTCTGGCAGATGGTAAAGTGAGTCGAGTGACCTATGAAGGAAATTACAATGCACGAGCTTCTTACACGCCGGATCAAAAATACATCGTGATGCTACATCGAGAAGACAAAAGCTTTAACATTGCGGTTCAGGATGAAAGTGGACATGTTTCTCAATTAACGTTTGCACCTATGGATGAGTCTCCGTCTGTATCACCGAACGGGCGATTGATTTTATATGCGACTCGCCATAATGAACAGGGTGTTTTAGGAGTAGTATCAATCGATGGACGCATCAAATTGCGTCTTCCAGCGAGAGAGGGTGATGTACAAGAACCAGCCTGGTCTCCTTATTTAGGATAA
- a CDS encoding S1/P1 nuclease, producing MIRRILLMLIATFAIIGDSYSWNSLGHRLVAQIAYHHLNSHTKQVLNHYNHALDKVYRPQNLINAAVWLDSLRYQNDLWLGPRHYINIPFSLDGTELTEPAEINAVTAIMAAKQLMQDSSVNDFEKGFTLRILLHVIGDIHQPLHAASQFSIEHPKGDQGGNLFPLNNNSIATNLHAYWDRGGGWLNTGKYYNAAQLSKMARRIEKHWPCHVQQMNLDPKFWAQESHQLAVQKAYQIHPGQKPSKSYQQMVKTTSEQRVAIAGCRLAALLNQIT from the coding sequence ATGATTAGACGAATTCTTTTAATGTTAATAGCCACTTTCGCTATAATTGGTGACAGTTATAGCTGGAATTCGCTGGGACACCGCCTGGTGGCTCAGATTGCCTACCATCACCTTAATTCGCATACAAAGCAGGTGCTTAATCATTATAATCATGCACTTGATAAGGTTTACAGACCTCAAAATTTGATCAATGCAGCGGTGTGGCTAGACAGCTTGCGCTATCAAAATGATCTTTGGTTGGGACCAAGACATTATATTAATATTCCTTTCTCCCTGGATGGCACGGAGCTGACTGAGCCTGCTGAAATAAATGCAGTCACAGCTATTATGGCTGCTAAACAGTTGATGCAGGATAGTTCTGTAAATGATTTTGAAAAAGGATTTACATTACGTATCTTGCTTCACGTTATAGGCGATATCCATCAACCTCTCCATGCAGCAAGTCAATTCAGCATAGAGCATCCTAAAGGTGATCAGGGAGGCAATCTTTTTCCTTTAAATAACAATTCCATTGCCACCAATTTACATGCCTATTGGGATAGAGGTGGCGGCTGGTTAAATACTGGCAAATATTACAATGCAGCTCAATTGAGCAAAATGGCTCGGCGCATAGAAAAACATTGGCCTTGTCATGTGCAACAAATGAATCTTGATCCAAAATTCTGGGCACAGGAATCTCATCAATTGGCTGTGCAAAAAGCTTATCAAATTCACCCGGGACAAAAGCCTTCAAAATCCTATCAGCAAATGGTAAAGACAACATCAGAACAACGCGTGGCTATAGCGGGTTGTCGCCTGGCCGCTTTGCTCAACCAAATCACTTAG
- a CDS encoding alpha-ketoacid dehydrogenase subunit beta, which yields MPDITLVEAVTQALAYELAKDDNVIVFGEDVGKNGGVFRATVGLQERFGEHRVFDSPLAESMIAGLAVGMSLQGLKPVAEFQFMGFIYPAMNQIISHAARMRNRTRGRLHCPIVFRAPFGGGIRAPEHHSESTEALFAHIPGLQVVIPSSPKRAYGLLLAAIRNPDPVIFLEPKRIYRLVKQPVEDNGNALPLGKCFTLQEGEDVTLVSWGASMHETMQATKQLAEEGISCEVIDVATIKPLDIETIIASVEKTGRCVIVHEGARTCGVGAEITAQLMENLLSDLLAPVQRVTGYDTVMPYFQLEKHYIPSVSRIKNSVMSIME from the coding sequence ATGCCTGATATTACCCTTGTTGAAGCAGTAACCCAGGCCTTAGCTTATGAATTAGCCAAAGATGATAATGTCATTGTTTTTGGTGAGGATGTTGGTAAAAATGGTGGTGTATTTCGTGCCACTGTGGGTTTACAAGAACGGTTCGGTGAACACCGGGTTTTTGACTCACCTCTTGCTGAATCAATGATTGCCGGCCTTGCCGTTGGTATGTCGCTTCAGGGCTTAAAACCTGTTGCCGAATTTCAGTTTATGGGGTTCATCTACCCAGCAATGAATCAAATTATTTCCCATGCCGCGCGCATGCGCAATCGAACACGTGGCAGATTACATTGCCCGATAGTGTTTCGAGCTCCCTTTGGTGGAGGCATTCGTGCACCTGAACATCATTCTGAAAGTACTGAGGCTTTATTCGCTCATATTCCTGGTCTGCAGGTGGTGATACCCTCCTCGCCCAAGAGAGCGTATGGATTACTGCTGGCAGCAATTCGTAACCCTGATCCGGTTATCTTCTTAGAACCGAAACGCATTTATCGACTAGTAAAACAACCTGTCGAAGATAATGGCAATGCGTTGCCTTTGGGTAAATGCTTTACACTGCAAGAGGGAGAGGACGTTACTTTGGTAAGTTGGGGTGCAAGCATGCATGAAACCATGCAGGCAACAAAGCAATTAGCAGAAGAAGGTATTTCCTGTGAAGTGATTGATGTCGCAACAATTAAGCCTCTGGATATTGAAACCATTATTGCTTCAGTTGAAAAAACCGGGCGTTGTGTTATTGTCCATGAGGGTGCCAGAACCTGTGGTGTTGGTGCTGAAATTACTGCACAGCTCATGGAGAATTTATTGTCTGATTTATTAGCCCCCGTACAAAGGGTGACTGGTTATGATACGGTAATGCCCTATTTTCAACTCGAAAAACATTACATACCCAGTGTGTCGCGAATTAAAAACAGTGTCATGAGCATAATGGAGTGA
- a CDS encoding NUDIX hydrolase gives MDFKAPDHTALHRVASVLVLHNLSNDSLILTRRSLTLKNHPGEVCFPGGRWQEGDKDLLATALRELQEELAIASSRIKSPRLMSPELTLSGFLIYPWFATIEALEPYSANSEEVLDVFNVPLQDVRKLEHYQEITVNRGGIEFKSCLYTACSHVVWGATARIMKQLCDTKNKVI, from the coding sequence ATGGACTTCAAAGCACCTGATCACACTGCTTTACATCGAGTAGCTTCCGTATTGGTGCTTCACAATTTATCCAATGATTCGTTAATTCTCACTCGACGAAGCTTAACGTTAAAAAATCATCCCGGTGAAGTCTGTTTTCCTGGCGGACGTTGGCAAGAAGGTGACAAAGATTTGCTTGCGACAGCGCTTCGTGAACTACAGGAAGAATTAGCCATTGCTTCCTCACGGATAAAATCACCCCGGTTGATGAGTCCAGAACTTACCCTAAGTGGTTTTCTTATTTATCCCTGGTTCGCTACTATTGAAGCATTAGAACCTTATTCCGCTAATTCTGAAGAGGTTCTTGATGTTTTTAATGTACCATTACAGGATGTGAGAAAGTTAGAACACTATCAGGAGATTACGGTAAATAGGGGTGGAATTGAATTTAAAAGTTGCTTATATACGGCCTGTTCCCATGTGGTATGGGGAGCTACTGCTCGAATTATGAAGCAGCTTTGTGATACAAAGAATAAAGTAATTTAA
- a CDS encoding dihydrolipoamide acetyltransferase family protein has protein sequence MNIFNLPDLGEGLPDAEIHEWFVKEGDTVEVDQPLVSMETAKAVVDVPCPQAGKIIKLFGKPGDVIKTGEPLVGFEAAEAARSDKGTVVGNLEESTDISEDNFIIGSSQSGSPRAKTTPAVRLLAKKLGVDLKSLKGTGEHGVITRDDVQNAANEKARLPEGFEALRGVRRAMLNSMVQSHQEIVPVSIFDEADIECWQPQTDITVRLVRAIVDACKKEPALNAWFSTEHSARKCFTEVNLGLAMDSSDGLFVPVIHHAAKLSDTEIRQLINDYKKDVQNRTVAADNLKGATITLSNFGKFAGRFASPIIVPPMVAILAVGRLYEGVIVNQDKIEKHRLLPLSLSFDHRAVTGGEATRFLGAVIEALQKP, from the coding sequence ATGAATATATTTAATTTACCTGATTTAGGCGAAGGTTTGCCTGATGCTGAAATTCATGAATGGTTTGTTAAAGAAGGTGATACAGTCGAAGTGGATCAACCTTTGGTCTCAATGGAAACAGCGAAGGCAGTAGTTGATGTGCCCTGTCCTCAAGCAGGAAAAATTATAAAATTATTTGGTAAGCCAGGAGATGTAATAAAAACAGGCGAACCCTTAGTGGGTTTTGAAGCAGCCGAAGCTGCACGCTCCGATAAAGGAACAGTTGTTGGTAATCTGGAAGAAAGCACTGACATCAGTGAAGATAATTTTATCATTGGTTCAAGCCAATCCGGTTCACCACGTGCCAAGACAACACCTGCTGTGCGTCTACTGGCAAAAAAATTGGGCGTAGATTTAAAGTCACTCAAGGGTACTGGTGAACATGGTGTCATTACCCGCGATGATGTGCAGAATGCAGCGAATGAAAAAGCACGACTTCCTGAAGGTTTTGAAGCCTTGCGAGGAGTTCGTCGTGCAATGCTCAATAGCATGGTTCAATCTCATCAGGAAATTGTACCTGTAAGCATTTTTGATGAAGCAGATATTGAATGCTGGCAACCACAAACGGATATTACCGTTCGTCTTGTAAGAGCAATTGTGGATGCTTGTAAAAAAGAACCTGCTCTAAACGCCTGGTTTAGTACAGAACATAGTGCTCGCAAATGTTTTACTGAAGTAAACCTTGGCTTGGCGATGGATAGCAGTGATGGTCTATTTGTTCCTGTAATTCACCATGCCGCCAAACTCAGTGATACAGAAATACGACAATTAATCAATGATTACAAAAAGGACGTCCAAAATCGCACTGTCGCAGCAGATAATTTAAAAGGCGCTACGATAACTTTATCAAATTTTGGTAAATTTGCCGGTCGATTTGCAAGTCCTATTATTGTGCCACCCATGGTAGCTATTTTGGCAGTAGGTCGTCTGTATGAGGGTGTTATTGTTAATCAAGATAAAATCGAAAAGCATCGTCTATTGCCTTTATCTTTAAGCTTTGATCATCGAGCTGTTACTGGCGGTGAAGCGACACGATTTCTGGGGGCAGTGATAGAAGCTTTGCAGAAGCCTTGA
- a CDS encoding AMP-binding protein, with protein sequence MDKVWFEHYQKGVPYDVDINEYPSIVALFEESCRKYASRVAYVNLGSSLTYAELDKKSAQFATYLQQLGLKKGARVAIMMPNLLQYPIALFGILRAGYIVVNTNPLYTSDEVAHQMDDSGAEAIIVLANFAKTVEKALPHTKIKHIVITQIGDIFPTVKKMLVNAVVKYIKKMVPAYHIPHAISFNEALKQGEVGHLEPVHVDHQSIAFLQYTGGTTGISKGAILTHGNMIANVLQASSWIAPLLKDGQDTIVTALPLYHIFSLTANCLTFIRAGAKNILITNPRDIAHFISEIKNSGFTAITGVNTLFNALLNHPKLQEIDFSKLKLALSGGMALQKSVALKWKEKTKTRVLEAYGLTETSPAVTINPMYLEDYNGSIGLPLPSTDIAIRDNAGNDVPLGEAGELCVKGPQVMAGYWQRPDETALVFTSDGFLKTGDIARMDEKGYVYLVDRKKDMIDVSGFNVYPNEVEQVISMHPGILEVGVVGVFDEESGERVKACIVKRDPNVTAEEIIAHCREHLTGYKIPKIVEFYDELPKTNVGKILRRALKTEEATAA encoded by the coding sequence GTGGATAAAGTTTGGTTTGAACATTACCAAAAGGGCGTTCCTTATGATGTTGATATTAACGAATACCCATCTATTGTTGCTTTATTTGAAGAGTCTTGCCGTAAGTATGCATCCCGGGTTGCCTATGTCAATCTTGGTAGCTCATTAACCTATGCAGAGCTTGATAAAAAGAGTGCTCAGTTTGCTACTTATCTACAACAATTAGGTTTAAAAAAAGGGGCTCGCGTTGCGATTATGATGCCTAATCTACTGCAATATCCCATTGCTCTTTTTGGAATTTTAAGAGCCGGCTATATTGTCGTTAATACGAACCCTCTGTATACCAGTGATGAAGTGGCTCACCAGATGGACGACTCGGGCGCAGAAGCAATTATTGTATTGGCCAATTTTGCTAAAACAGTCGAAAAAGCACTGCCCCATACAAAAATTAAACATATAGTTATCACGCAAATTGGTGATATATTTCCCACAGTAAAAAAAATGCTAGTCAATGCCGTTGTTAAATATATTAAAAAGATGGTTCCTGCTTATCATATTCCTCATGCTATTAGCTTTAATGAAGCATTAAAGCAAGGTGAAGTAGGTCATTTGGAACCTGTACATGTTGATCATCAATCTATCGCTTTTCTGCAATATACCGGTGGAACAACAGGGATATCCAAAGGCGCGATTTTAACGCATGGAAATATGATTGCTAATGTATTGCAGGCATCCTCCTGGATAGCTCCTCTCTTAAAAGACGGTCAAGATACCATTGTAACAGCCCTTCCCCTTTATCATATTTTTTCACTGACAGCCAATTGTTTAACTTTTATAAGAGCAGGAGCTAAAAATATATTAATTACTAACCCACGTGATATAGCCCATTTTATTTCGGAAATTAAAAACAGTGGTTTTACCGCTATCACTGGTGTAAACACATTATTTAATGCATTGCTAAATCATCCAAAACTGCAGGAAATTGATTTTTCTAAATTAAAACTCGCCCTTTCTGGAGGTATGGCTTTACAGAAAAGTGTCGCTTTGAAATGGAAGGAGAAAACCAAAACAAGAGTTCTTGAGGCCTATGGTTTAACCGAAACAAGTCCAGCTGTAACCATCAATCCTATGTATCTTGAAGATTATAATGGCAGCATTGGGCTACCCCTACCTTCTACAGATATCGCCATTCGCGATAATGCAGGTAACGATGTTCCATTAGGTGAAGCTGGTGAATTATGTGTCAAAGGCCCACAGGTGATGGCAGGTTATTGGCAGCGACCTGACGAAACAGCTTTGGTTTTCACCTCTGATGGGTTTTTAAAGACAGGCGATATAGCGCGAATGGATGAAAAAGGTTATGTCTATCTTGTTGATCGTAAAAAAGACATGATTGATGTGTCTGGATTTAATGTTTATCCTAATGAGGTTGAACAAGTTATTAGTATGCACCCAGGTATCCTTGAAGTAGGTGTTGTTGGTGTTTTTGATGAAGAATCCGGGGAACGTGTTAAAGCCTGTATTGTTAAGCGTGATCCGAATGTAACCGCAGAGGAAATCATTGCTCACTGCCGAGAACATCTAACGGGCTACAAAATTCCCAAAATTGTCGAATTTTATGACGAATTGCCAAAAACAAATGTAGGAAAGATACTAAGACGCGCTCTTAAAACAGAAGAAGCTACAGCGGCTTAA
- the pdhA gene encoding pyruvate dehydrogenase (acetyl-transferring) E1 component subunit alpha, translating to MTTVARFEIPFVQFINEQGKPSDNLPSFTADKDILKELYSIMVRTRAFDKKAIALQRTGKMGTYAPINGQEAISTAIGHAMHQEDVLVPYYRDYAAQFQRGVKMSEILAYWGGDERGSEFACGSEDLPICVPIASQCLHAAGVAFAFKYRKQPRVAVVCIGEGGTSEGDFYEAMNVAGTWKLPVVFVVNNNKWAISVPLSKQTACETIAQKAIAAGFAGVQIDGNDVLACREIISEAIEKARRGEGPTLIEALTYRLCDHTTADDATRYQPCEEVEDAKLKEPISRFKHYLEQQNIWDAKQEEILLEQSSKLIEEAVNEYLTRPPQPISSMFDYHYAELPDYLVEQRAIALEEAAHA from the coding sequence GTGACAACAGTCGCCCGTTTTGAAATACCTTTTGTCCAGTTCATCAATGAACAAGGTAAACCTTCAGACAATTTACCGTCCTTTACTGCCGATAAAGATATTTTGAAGGAACTTTACAGTATAATGGTTCGCACAAGAGCGTTTGATAAAAAAGCAATTGCTCTCCAGCGTACAGGAAAAATGGGGACCTATGCTCCCATTAATGGTCAAGAAGCAATTTCAACCGCTATTGGTCATGCGATGCATCAAGAAGATGTGCTAGTTCCCTATTATCGTGACTATGCAGCCCAATTCCAGCGTGGCGTAAAAATGTCTGAAATCTTAGCTTACTGGGGTGGTGATGAACGCGGTAGCGAATTTGCTTGTGGTTCAGAAGATCTTCCCATATGTGTCCCTATTGCGTCTCAATGTTTACACGCAGCGGGTGTTGCATTTGCCTTTAAATATCGCAAACAACCCCGTGTCGCAGTGGTCTGTATCGGTGAGGGCGGTACTTCTGAAGGTGATTTTTATGAAGCAATGAATGTGGCTGGTACCTGGAAATTACCTGTTGTTTTTGTGGTTAATAATAATAAATGGGCTATTTCTGTACCACTCTCAAAGCAAACTGCTTGTGAAACCATTGCTCAAAAGGCTATAGCTGCAGGATTTGCAGGCGTTCAAATTGATGGCAATGATGTACTGGCATGTCGGGAAATAATAAGCGAGGCAATTGAGAAAGCACGTCGAGGTGAAGGTCCAACGCTAATTGAGGCTTTAACTTATCGTCTTTGTGATCATACAACTGCTGATGATGCTACTCGATACCAACCCTGTGAAGAAGTAGAAGACGCCAAACTAAAAGAACCTATCAGTCGATTCAAGCATTACCTAGAACAACAGAATATTTGGGACGCAAAACAAGAGGAAATATTGCTTGAGCAAAGTAGCAAACTGATTGAAGAAGCGGTTAATGAATACTTAACTCGTCCACCGCAACCAATTAGCAGTATGTTTGATTATCATTATGCCGAATTGCCCGACTATCTTGTCGAACAGCGTGCAATAGCCCTGGAGGAAGCTGCCCATGCCTGA
- the minC gene encoding septum site-determining protein MinC codes for MADNLLKSQAFKLKGRLYTFTVLQLLSRDRSLFEQQLVEIVAKAPRLFDRTPVVLDCSALEEGEIDLQSFCQCMRENHLLPVAVQGADPFLATLAQCQGLAVLNASSTHDKPLFEDQETIVEPIKTKLLTTPVRSGQQVVSKGGDLVITAAVSHGAELLADGNIHVYGALRGRALAGISGDKQARIFCQSLEAELVSIAGFYRLSDAIEPHAGPCQIYLQDDHIQIEPLC; via the coding sequence ATGGCGGATAATTTATTGAAATCACAGGCTTTTAAACTTAAAGGCCGTTTATATACCTTTACCGTATTGCAATTATTGAGCCGTGATCGGTCTCTTTTTGAGCAGCAATTGGTTGAGATTGTTGCAAAAGCGCCACGTCTTTTTGATAGAACCCCTGTGGTATTGGATTGCAGCGCACTTGAAGAGGGGGAAATTGATTTGCAATCATTTTGTCAATGCATGCGTGAGAATCATCTCCTGCCTGTTGCTGTTCAGGGTGCTGATCCTTTTTTAGCAACGTTGGCTCAATGTCAAGGATTAGCGGTATTAAATGCTTCTTCAACACATGATAAACCATTATTTGAAGACCAAGAGACAATCGTTGAACCCATTAAAACCAAATTACTTACAACGCCAGTCCGTTCTGGACAGCAAGTGGTGAGTAAAGGTGGTGATTTAGTGATTACTGCAGCGGTCAGTCATGGTGCTGAGTTACTTGCTGATGGTAATATTCATGTCTATGGTGCCTTACGAGGCAGGGCATTGGCAGGAATCTCTGGCGATAAACAAGCGCGAATTTTTTGCCAGTCTCTCGAAGCGGAGTTGGTTTCAATCGCCGGCTTTTATCGGTTAAGTGATGCTATCGAGCCGCACGCTGGACCTTGTCAAATCTATTTACAAGACGATCATATTCAGATAGAACCTTTATGTTAG
- the tolA gene encoding cell envelope integrity protein TolA has translation MINDESYRKAFFIAIGLHCFLALLLLTESISQRPVLMAAKNEPSKALPIESTTQPREVVKAVSVDNQEVMQTVNRLKQERANQLKAEQARQQALARQAEMARKARLQEQQRLAKLKEEADKIAIARKKQIEEEQKRLKQLALQKEQEAKRLAELKEKQQQLQKKQQEEAEKLAQLKKKQVEEKLKAEKEKIEKEKAEKAKELARLERERAEKAKEALAQAEKDKAAQVERNRQAAAQQAAENAKRAHIAGEVDKYKALIVNAISRHWILPENVNQGLSSQFRIRLAPDGAVLEVSLIRSSGDPILDRSAQTAIYKASPLPVPTDPETFDIFRDISLTVRPENVRG, from the coding sequence ATGATAAATGATGAAAGTTATCGGAAAGCCTTTTTTATTGCGATAGGATTACATTGCTTTTTAGCCTTGTTACTTTTGACTGAATCAATCAGTCAACGTCCAGTATTAATGGCTGCAAAAAATGAGCCTAGTAAAGCGTTACCCATTGAGTCTACGACACAACCAAGAGAAGTGGTTAAAGCTGTCAGTGTCGACAATCAAGAGGTTATGCAGACAGTAAATCGTTTGAAACAGGAGCGTGCGAATCAACTGAAGGCTGAGCAAGCAAGGCAGCAAGCATTGGCACGTCAGGCTGAAATGGCACGCAAAGCGAGGTTACAAGAACAGCAACGTCTTGCCAAGCTTAAGGAAGAGGCTGATAAAATTGCTATTGCTCGTAAAAAACAAATTGAAGAGGAACAAAAGCGATTAAAACAATTGGCCTTACAAAAGGAACAAGAGGCAAAACGTCTTGCAGAGTTAAAAGAAAAGCAACAGCAATTGCAGAAGAAGCAGCAGGAAGAAGCTGAAAAACTTGCGCAGTTGAAAAAGAAACAGGTTGAAGAAAAATTAAAAGCAGAAAAAGAAAAAATAGAAAAGGAAAAAGCAGAAAAAGCGAAAGAATTAGCTCGCCTTGAAAGAGAAAGGGCTGAAAAAGCGAAAGAAGCCTTGGCTCAAGCTGAAAAAGACAAAGCTGCACAAGTCGAGAGAAATCGACAAGCAGCGGCTCAACAAGCCGCTGAGAATGCCAAAAGAGCACATATAGCAGGTGAAGTGGATAAATATAAGGCATTAATTGTCAATGCAATTAGTCGTCATTGGATTTTACCTGAGAATGTTAATCAAGGGTTATCCAGTCAGTTTCGAATTAGATTAGCCCCGGATGGTGCGGTATTAGAAGTCAGTTTAATTCGCAGTAGCGGGGATCCGATTTTAGATCGCTCCGCCCAAACTGCCATTTATAAGGCATCACCACTACCAGTGCCGACTGATCCAGAAACTTTTGATATATTTCGTGACATCAGTCTAACTGTACGTCCAGAGAATGTTAGGGGGTAA
- the pabB gene encoding aminodeoxychorismate synthase component I translates to MMSFTTFNLQYSEDLLKNYQNLIALPGFVLLESSDKCQGRYDILSAYPYRQFKLKQDSCTSLIFKQMQEAVPFRESVVDLPFQGGAIGYWSYDLGARSFEIYSQPQPNLKEMPLANVGLYDWAIIADHARKKVSLFSANTQPETPAMIKEILSLWELNEVKHKMFSLKEEFKPLITQSAYYDAFKAIYKSLQEGRCYQVNYTQPFNASYEGDAWEMYKRVRLKNPVPYSAFLRTEEGDILSFSPERFLLQDNDLLLASPIKGSEKRSSDLIVDELLRKKLAESSKNRAENVMIVDLLRNDLGKIAHSGSVSVPSLCEIQSYPAIHHLVSHIEAKRKAEVSPLQAFEACFPGGSITGAPKLESMRVIAENELYARGVYCGSIAYFSYHGRFDSNIAIRTVIARNNILHLAAGGGIVIDSDWEDEYCECLTKIAAILHGLQST, encoded by the coding sequence GTGATGAGTTTTACAACATTTAATCTGCAATATTCTGAGGATTTACTTAAAAACTATCAAAATTTAATAGCATTACCCGGCTTTGTATTACTTGAAAGTAGCGATAAATGCCAGGGTCGCTATGATATTTTGAGTGCTTATCCTTACCGTCAATTCAAATTAAAACAGGATTCTTGTACAAGTTTAATCTTTAAACAGATGCAGGAAGCGGTGCCTTTTCGAGAGTCTGTTGTTGATTTGCCATTTCAGGGAGGAGCAATTGGATACTGGTCTTATGATTTAGGAGCACGTTCTTTTGAAATTTATTCGCAGCCTCAACCTAATCTGAAAGAAATGCCATTGGCTAATGTTGGCCTGTATGATTGGGCAATTATTGCAGATCATGCACGAAAAAAAGTTAGCTTATTTTCGGCCAACACTCAGCCAGAAACTCCTGCGATGATCAAAGAAATTTTATCACTTTGGGAATTAAATGAAGTTAAACATAAAATGTTTAGCTTAAAGGAAGAGTTTAAACCGCTAATTACTCAGTCAGCTTATTATGATGCCTTTAAAGCAATCTATAAAAGTTTACAGGAAGGGCGCTGTTATCAAGTCAATTATACCCAGCCTTTTAATGCTTCCTATGAGGGAGATGCCTGGGAAATGTACAAGAGGGTCAGATTGAAAAATCCTGTGCCTTATTCGGCGTTTCTAAGGACTGAAGAGGGAGATATTTTAAGTTTTTCACCTGAACGTTTTTTATTGCAGGATAATGATTTATTATTAGCTTCCCCTATTAAGGGATCTGAGAAACGATCAAGTGATCTTATTGTAGATGAGTTGTTACGTAAAAAATTAGCAGAAAGTAGTAAAAATCGCGCTGAAAACGTTATGATAGTGGATCTATTACGCAATGACTTAGGCAAAATTGCGCATTCTGGATCTGTTTCAGTTCCATCCTTGTGTGAAATTCAAAGTTATCCTGCAATTCATCATTTAGTAAGTCATATTGAAGCAAAGCGTAAAGCGGAAGTATCACCTTTACAAGCGTTTGAAGCCTGTTTTCCCGGAGGATCTATCACAGGTGCGCCCAAGCTTGAATCTATGCGTGTTATTGCAGAAAATGAACTGTATGCTCGGGGAGTTTATTGTGGAAGTATTGCCTATTTTTCATACCATGGTCGCTTTGATAGCAATATTGCTATCCGTACAGTTATTGCTCGAAACAATATTTTGCATTTGGCAGCCGGCGGTGGAATAGTTATTGACTCTGACTGGGAAGATGAATACTGTGAATGTTTAACCAAGATAGCAGCAATTCTACATGGACTTCAAAGCACCTGA